From Columba livia isolate bColLiv1 breed racing homer chromosome 5, bColLiv1.pat.W.v2, whole genome shotgun sequence, one genomic window encodes:
- the LOC102094164 gene encoding cytosolic phospholipase A2 epsilon-like isoform X3: protein MGSYWSAHESEECPCYSLSVKIIRMRNLRKADLFSQADCYVSLSLPTASPETVRTKTIKNCKDPVWNETFCFRIQSQVKNILELKVYDENIVTKDDLLFTVLFDVAKIQLGETVRLTFQLNPKTQEMLEVEFASESIPVPPEKLVTNGVLVSREISSLEVLVDNKRTKTEPSEKDFLFSVKGSYEVSQTLSLGSPLQRAEPLDFHYIKYSLSELRVALAEKKPHSFLCTSGEEKKDYHASLTIPLDSLPFKEKVAVAKDETINLHVKSNDWSRNLDVRLEFDLCMEEKNFLQKRRKFVASALKKALHLEQDLQDHEVPVVAVMTTGGGTRALTSLLGNLLGLQKLDLLDAVSYITGSSGSTWTLSHLYQSADWSHKDLSGQIGELRRHMAKSKLSCFSLESLKYYDKELKLRKQEGYQISSIDFWGLLLEKALSDGKNNHKLSDERQALNHGQNPLPIYMILNMKEDYSLSEFKEWVEFTPYEVGFLKYGAFIRAEDFGSEFFMGRLMKKLPESRICFMKEADQPSLPARSHDLDTYMVTPECGIMGIIRQVLTERVMVSKFYNFLKGFQLHNEYLQSKSFCRWRDTVLDKFPNQLTEAAEFLCLADTAGYIDISYPPLMRLERKVDVVLHLNYSSGSQTLPLEEASKYFLKQGIPFPKIHLSEEEKKNLKECYIFEDADIPEAPTVVFFPLVNDTFKKYKEPGVERSPAEMAQGNVDVSTIFSPYCLNSFTYTEEEFDKLVELTSYNIQNNKHLILQALNSAIEQKRQHKK, encoded by the exons ttaGTCAAGCTGATTGCTATGtaagcctgtccttgcctactGCTTCCCCTGAGACTGTCCGGACCAAAACCATCAAGAACTGCAAAGATCCAGTGTGgaatgaaacattttgcttCAGGATCCAGAGCCAAGTAAAA AACATTCTTGAGCTGAAAGTCTATGATGAAAATATAGTCACTAAAGATGACCTCCTCTTCACTGTCCTCTTTGATGTTGCTAAAATCCAGCTTGGAGAAACTGTTCGCTTGACTTTTCAGCTAAATCCAAAG ACACAAGAGATGCTGGAGGTTGAGTTTGCATCAGAGAGCAT tCCAGTCCCTCCTGAAAAGCTTGTCACTAATGGTGTATTGGTG TCTCGTGAAATTTCCTCCTTGGAAGTCCTGGTGGACAATAAACGGACAAAGACAGAACCTTCAG aaaaagatttcttattttcagtgaaGGGATCCTATGAAGTGAGCCAGACCCTGTCACTGGGTTCTCCGCTGCAACGTGCGGAGCCCCTGGACTTCCATTACATCAAGTACAGCCTGTCAGAACTGCGTGTGGCTCTAGCAGAGAAGAAGCCTCACTCCTTCTTG tgtacCTCaggtgaagagaaaaaagactACCATGCATCCCTCACCATTCCTCTTGATTCGCTTCCCTTCAAGGAGAAAGTAGCAGTAGCAAAG gatgaAACTATCAATTTACATGTGAAGTCAAATGACTG GTCAAGAAACTTAGATGTTCGCTTGGAATTTGATCTATGTATGGAGGAGAAAAATTTCCTGCAGAAACGGAGGAAGTTTGTGGCTTCTGCTCTGAAAAAAGCACTTCATTTAGAGCAAGACCTACAAGACCACGAG GTACCAGTTGTAGCAGTCATGACAACAGGAGGTGGCACCCGCGCACTGACATCTCTGTTAGGCAACCTGTTGGGTCTTCAGAAGCTGGACCTCTTAGATGCTGTTTCATACATCACTGGGTCATCTGGTTCAACATG gaCCTTGTCACATTTATATCAGAGTGCTGACTGGTCACACAAGGATCTGTCTGGACAGATTGGTGAACTCCGCAGACACATGGCCAAGAGCAAACTAAGCTGCTTTTCCCTGGAGAGCTTGAAGTACTATGACAAGGAGCTAAAATTGCGGAAGCAAGAGGGATACCAGATCTCTAGCATTGATTTTTGGGGTCTTCTGCTGGAAAAAGCATTAAGTGATGGG aaaaataaccacaaaCTCTCAGATGAACGACAGGCATTGAATCACGGTCAGAATCCCCTACCTATCTACATGATCCTCAACATGAAGGAAGACTACAGCCTTTCAGAGTTCAAAG AATGGGTGGAGTTCACCCCTTATGAAGTTGGGTTCTTAAAGTACGGCGCCTTCATTCGCGCAGAGGATTTTGGCAGTGAGTTCTTCATGGGCCGCCTGATGAAGAAGCTCCCTGAATCCCGCATCTGCTTCATGAAAG AAGCAGATCAGCCTTCCCTACCAGCCAGGAGTCATGATTTGGACACTTACATGGTCACCCCTGAATGTGGCATCATGGGCATCATTCGGCAAGTCCTGACCGAGCGGGTGATGGTTTCCAAGTTCTACAACTTCCTGAAGGGGTTCCAGCTACACAATGAATACCTCCAGAGCAAAAGCTTCTGTAGATGGAGAG atACTGTACTAGACAAATTCCCCAACCAGctgacagaagcagcagagttCCTGTGCCTGGCAGACACAGCGGGATACATCGATATCAGTTACCCACCACTCATGAGGCTGGAGAGGAAAGTGGATGTTGTCCTACACTTAAACTACTCTTCTGGATCACAGACATTG CCTTTGGAAGAAGCCTCCAAGTACTTCCTAAAGCAAGGAATCCCATTTCCCAAAATCCACCtgagtgaagaagaaaagaaaaatctaaaggAGTGCTACATCTTCGAAGATGCAGACATCCCAGAGGCACCAACCGTGGTGTTTTTCCCGCTGGTGAATGACACCttcaaaaaatacaaagagCCTG GTGTGGAGCGCAGCCCTGCTGAGATGGCGCAGGGCAACGTGGACGTTTCCaccattttttccccatacTGCTTAAACAGCTTTACCTACACAGAGGAAGAGTTTGACAAGCTGGTAGAATTGACCAGCTACAATATTCAGAACAACAAACATCTGATCCTTCAGGCTTTGAATTCAGCTATAGAGCAGAAACGAcagcacaaaaaataa
- the LOC102094164 gene encoding cytosolic phospholipase A2 epsilon-like isoform X2 — translation MRNLRKADLFSQADCYVSLSLPTASPETVRTKTIKNCKDPVWNETFCFRIQSQVKNILELKVYDENIVTKDDLLFTVLFDVAKIQLGETVRLTFQLNPKTQEMLEVEFASESIPVPPEKLVTNGVLVSREISSLEVLVDNKRTKTEPSEKDFLFSVKGSYEVSQTLSLGSPLQRAEPLDFHYIKYSLSELRVALAEKKPHSFLCTSGEEKKDYHASLTIPLDSLPFKEKVAVAKDETINLHVKSNDWSRNLDVRLEFDLCMEEKNFLQKRRKFVASALKKALHLEQDLQDHEVPVVAVMTTGGGTRALTSLLGNLLGLQKLDLLDAVSYITGSSGSTWTLSHLYQSADWSHKDLSGQIGELRRHMAKSKLSCFSLESLKYYDKELKLRKQEGYQISSIDFWGLLLEKALSDGKNNHKLSDERQALNHGQNPLPIYMILNMKEDYSLSEFKEWVEFTPYEVGFLKYGAFIRAEDFGSEFFMGRLMKKLPESRICFMKGLWSNVFSYNLLDAWHLSDPTERPSLRCTQNRTVDVEADQPSLPARSHDLDTYMVTPECGIMGIIRQVLTERVMVSKFYNFLKGFQLHNEYLQSKSFCRWRDTVLDKFPNQLTEAAEFLCLADTAGYIDISYPPLMRLERKVDVVLHLNYSSGSQTLPLEEASKYFLKQGIPFPKIHLSEEEKKNLKECYIFEDADIPEAPTVVFFPLVNDTFKKYKEPGVERSPAEMAQGNVDVSTIFSPYCLNSFTYTEEEFDKLVELTSYNIQNNKHLILQALNSAIEQKRQHKK, via the exons ttaGTCAAGCTGATTGCTATGtaagcctgtccttgcctactGCTTCCCCTGAGACTGTCCGGACCAAAACCATCAAGAACTGCAAAGATCCAGTGTGgaatgaaacattttgcttCAGGATCCAGAGCCAAGTAAAA AACATTCTTGAGCTGAAAGTCTATGATGAAAATATAGTCACTAAAGATGACCTCCTCTTCACTGTCCTCTTTGATGTTGCTAAAATCCAGCTTGGAGAAACTGTTCGCTTGACTTTTCAGCTAAATCCAAAG ACACAAGAGATGCTGGAGGTTGAGTTTGCATCAGAGAGCAT tCCAGTCCCTCCTGAAAAGCTTGTCACTAATGGTGTATTGGTG TCTCGTGAAATTTCCTCCTTGGAAGTCCTGGTGGACAATAAACGGACAAAGACAGAACCTTCAG aaaaagatttcttattttcagtgaaGGGATCCTATGAAGTGAGCCAGACCCTGTCACTGGGTTCTCCGCTGCAACGTGCGGAGCCCCTGGACTTCCATTACATCAAGTACAGCCTGTCAGAACTGCGTGTGGCTCTAGCAGAGAAGAAGCCTCACTCCTTCTTG tgtacCTCaggtgaagagaaaaaagactACCATGCATCCCTCACCATTCCTCTTGATTCGCTTCCCTTCAAGGAGAAAGTAGCAGTAGCAAAG gatgaAACTATCAATTTACATGTGAAGTCAAATGACTG GTCAAGAAACTTAGATGTTCGCTTGGAATTTGATCTATGTATGGAGGAGAAAAATTTCCTGCAGAAACGGAGGAAGTTTGTGGCTTCTGCTCTGAAAAAAGCACTTCATTTAGAGCAAGACCTACAAGACCACGAG GTACCAGTTGTAGCAGTCATGACAACAGGAGGTGGCACCCGCGCACTGACATCTCTGTTAGGCAACCTGTTGGGTCTTCAGAAGCTGGACCTCTTAGATGCTGTTTCATACATCACTGGGTCATCTGGTTCAACATG gaCCTTGTCACATTTATATCAGAGTGCTGACTGGTCACACAAGGATCTGTCTGGACAGATTGGTGAACTCCGCAGACACATGGCCAAGAGCAAACTAAGCTGCTTTTCCCTGGAGAGCTTGAAGTACTATGACAAGGAGCTAAAATTGCGGAAGCAAGAGGGATACCAGATCTCTAGCATTGATTTTTGGGGTCTTCTGCTGGAAAAAGCATTAAGTGATGGG aaaaataaccacaaaCTCTCAGATGAACGACAGGCATTGAATCACGGTCAGAATCCCCTACCTATCTACATGATCCTCAACATGAAGGAAGACTACAGCCTTTCAGAGTTCAAAG AATGGGTGGAGTTCACCCCTTATGAAGTTGGGTTCTTAAAGTACGGCGCCTTCATTCGCGCAGAGGATTTTGGCAGTGAGTTCTTCATGGGCCGCCTGATGAAGAAGCTCCCTGAATCCCGCATCTGCTTCATGAAAG GCCTGTGGAGCAATGTGTTTTCCTACAACCTGTTGGATGCATGGCACTTGTCGGATCCTACAGAAAGGCCCTCACTGAGGTGTACCCAAAACAGGACTGTTGATGTTG AAGCAGATCAGCCTTCCCTACCAGCCAGGAGTCATGATTTGGACACTTACATGGTCACCCCTGAATGTGGCATCATGGGCATCATTCGGCAAGTCCTGACCGAGCGGGTGATGGTTTCCAAGTTCTACAACTTCCTGAAGGGGTTCCAGCTACACAATGAATACCTCCAGAGCAAAAGCTTCTGTAGATGGAGAG atACTGTACTAGACAAATTCCCCAACCAGctgacagaagcagcagagttCCTGTGCCTGGCAGACACAGCGGGATACATCGATATCAGTTACCCACCACTCATGAGGCTGGAGAGGAAAGTGGATGTTGTCCTACACTTAAACTACTCTTCTGGATCACAGACATTG CCTTTGGAAGAAGCCTCCAAGTACTTCCTAAAGCAAGGAATCCCATTTCCCAAAATCCACCtgagtgaagaagaaaagaaaaatctaaaggAGTGCTACATCTTCGAAGATGCAGACATCCCAGAGGCACCAACCGTGGTGTTTTTCCCGCTGGTGAATGACACCttcaaaaaatacaaagagCCTG GTGTGGAGCGCAGCCCTGCTGAGATGGCGCAGGGCAACGTGGACGTTTCCaccattttttccccatacTGCTTAAACAGCTTTACCTACACAGAGGAAGAGTTTGACAAGCTGGTAGAATTGACCAGCTACAATATTCAGAACAACAAACATCTGATCCTTCAGGCTTTGAATTCAGCTATAGAGCAGAAACGAcagcacaaaaaataa
- the LOC102094164 gene encoding cytosolic phospholipase A2 epsilon-like isoform X1: MGSYWSAHESEECPCYSLSVKIIRMRNLRKADLFSQADCYVSLSLPTASPETVRTKTIKNCKDPVWNETFCFRIQSQVKNILELKVYDENIVTKDDLLFTVLFDVAKIQLGETVRLTFQLNPKTQEMLEVEFASESIPVPPEKLVTNGVLVSREISSLEVLVDNKRTKTEPSEKDFLFSVKGSYEVSQTLSLGSPLQRAEPLDFHYIKYSLSELRVALAEKKPHSFLCTSGEEKKDYHASLTIPLDSLPFKEKVAVAKDETINLHVKSNDWSRNLDVRLEFDLCMEEKNFLQKRRKFVASALKKALHLEQDLQDHEVPVVAVMTTGGGTRALTSLLGNLLGLQKLDLLDAVSYITGSSGSTWTLSHLYQSADWSHKDLSGQIGELRRHMAKSKLSCFSLESLKYYDKELKLRKQEGYQISSIDFWGLLLEKALSDGKNNHKLSDERQALNHGQNPLPIYMILNMKEDYSLSEFKEWVEFTPYEVGFLKYGAFIRAEDFGSEFFMGRLMKKLPESRICFMKGLWSNVFSYNLLDAWHLSDPTERPSLRCTQNRTVDVEADQPSLPARSHDLDTYMVTPECGIMGIIRQVLTERVMVSKFYNFLKGFQLHNEYLQSKSFCRWRDTVLDKFPNQLTEAAEFLCLADTAGYIDISYPPLMRLERKVDVVLHLNYSSGSQTLPLEEASKYFLKQGIPFPKIHLSEEEKKNLKECYIFEDADIPEAPTVVFFPLVNDTFKKYKEPGVERSPAEMAQGNVDVSTIFSPYCLNSFTYTEEEFDKLVELTSYNIQNNKHLILQALNSAIEQKRQHKK, encoded by the exons ttaGTCAAGCTGATTGCTATGtaagcctgtccttgcctactGCTTCCCCTGAGACTGTCCGGACCAAAACCATCAAGAACTGCAAAGATCCAGTGTGgaatgaaacattttgcttCAGGATCCAGAGCCAAGTAAAA AACATTCTTGAGCTGAAAGTCTATGATGAAAATATAGTCACTAAAGATGACCTCCTCTTCACTGTCCTCTTTGATGTTGCTAAAATCCAGCTTGGAGAAACTGTTCGCTTGACTTTTCAGCTAAATCCAAAG ACACAAGAGATGCTGGAGGTTGAGTTTGCATCAGAGAGCAT tCCAGTCCCTCCTGAAAAGCTTGTCACTAATGGTGTATTGGTG TCTCGTGAAATTTCCTCCTTGGAAGTCCTGGTGGACAATAAACGGACAAAGACAGAACCTTCAG aaaaagatttcttattttcagtgaaGGGATCCTATGAAGTGAGCCAGACCCTGTCACTGGGTTCTCCGCTGCAACGTGCGGAGCCCCTGGACTTCCATTACATCAAGTACAGCCTGTCAGAACTGCGTGTGGCTCTAGCAGAGAAGAAGCCTCACTCCTTCTTG tgtacCTCaggtgaagagaaaaaagactACCATGCATCCCTCACCATTCCTCTTGATTCGCTTCCCTTCAAGGAGAAAGTAGCAGTAGCAAAG gatgaAACTATCAATTTACATGTGAAGTCAAATGACTG GTCAAGAAACTTAGATGTTCGCTTGGAATTTGATCTATGTATGGAGGAGAAAAATTTCCTGCAGAAACGGAGGAAGTTTGTGGCTTCTGCTCTGAAAAAAGCACTTCATTTAGAGCAAGACCTACAAGACCACGAG GTACCAGTTGTAGCAGTCATGACAACAGGAGGTGGCACCCGCGCACTGACATCTCTGTTAGGCAACCTGTTGGGTCTTCAGAAGCTGGACCTCTTAGATGCTGTTTCATACATCACTGGGTCATCTGGTTCAACATG gaCCTTGTCACATTTATATCAGAGTGCTGACTGGTCACACAAGGATCTGTCTGGACAGATTGGTGAACTCCGCAGACACATGGCCAAGAGCAAACTAAGCTGCTTTTCCCTGGAGAGCTTGAAGTACTATGACAAGGAGCTAAAATTGCGGAAGCAAGAGGGATACCAGATCTCTAGCATTGATTTTTGGGGTCTTCTGCTGGAAAAAGCATTAAGTGATGGG aaaaataaccacaaaCTCTCAGATGAACGACAGGCATTGAATCACGGTCAGAATCCCCTACCTATCTACATGATCCTCAACATGAAGGAAGACTACAGCCTTTCAGAGTTCAAAG AATGGGTGGAGTTCACCCCTTATGAAGTTGGGTTCTTAAAGTACGGCGCCTTCATTCGCGCAGAGGATTTTGGCAGTGAGTTCTTCATGGGCCGCCTGATGAAGAAGCTCCCTGAATCCCGCATCTGCTTCATGAAAG GCCTGTGGAGCAATGTGTTTTCCTACAACCTGTTGGATGCATGGCACTTGTCGGATCCTACAGAAAGGCCCTCACTGAGGTGTACCCAAAACAGGACTGTTGATGTTG AAGCAGATCAGCCTTCCCTACCAGCCAGGAGTCATGATTTGGACACTTACATGGTCACCCCTGAATGTGGCATCATGGGCATCATTCGGCAAGTCCTGACCGAGCGGGTGATGGTTTCCAAGTTCTACAACTTCCTGAAGGGGTTCCAGCTACACAATGAATACCTCCAGAGCAAAAGCTTCTGTAGATGGAGAG atACTGTACTAGACAAATTCCCCAACCAGctgacagaagcagcagagttCCTGTGCCTGGCAGACACAGCGGGATACATCGATATCAGTTACCCACCACTCATGAGGCTGGAGAGGAAAGTGGATGTTGTCCTACACTTAAACTACTCTTCTGGATCACAGACATTG CCTTTGGAAGAAGCCTCCAAGTACTTCCTAAAGCAAGGAATCCCATTTCCCAAAATCCACCtgagtgaagaagaaaagaaaaatctaaaggAGTGCTACATCTTCGAAGATGCAGACATCCCAGAGGCACCAACCGTGGTGTTTTTCCCGCTGGTGAATGACACCttcaaaaaatacaaagagCCTG GTGTGGAGCGCAGCCCTGCTGAGATGGCGCAGGGCAACGTGGACGTTTCCaccattttttccccatacTGCTTAAACAGCTTTACCTACACAGAGGAAGAGTTTGACAAGCTGGTAGAATTGACCAGCTACAATATTCAGAACAACAAACATCTGATCCTTCAGGCTTTGAATTCAGCTATAGAGCAGAAACGAcagcacaaaaaataa